The following coding sequences are from one Wenzhouxiangella sp. AB-CW3 window:
- a CDS encoding acyltransferase family protein → MTVLPRQRFLALDALRGLAIALMILVNTPGSWQHVYPPLLHAAWDGFTLADLVFPMFLFAVGAAMYFSMGSARVSTHRLARIGRRAALLFACGLLLHVYPFNQPLTELRIPGVLQRIALCFGIAAVLVLHLRTRGLVVAAVVLPLAYWGMLHLFSEGHGHALEGNAIQRLDIWLLGERHLFQGFGVPFDPEGLLSTLPAVSSVLLGYLVVSRLIRLKERRQVPELAIMGFSLAGLGALWHLAWPINKPLWSGSYVAFSGGLTVLLLALLVGLFQHARGRQWLQPLVTYGTNPLFVYMLAWMWAVTAAELIRWGEGDQAMSLYQWGFEMLAQGLPDKTASLIFALMHVLIFWLVSACLHRRGIYIRL, encoded by the coding sequence ATGACTGTGCTTCCACGGCAACGATTTCTGGCGCTGGATGCGCTGCGCGGGTTGGCCATCGCCCTGATGATCCTGGTCAATACCCCGGGCTCCTGGCAACACGTCTATCCGCCATTGCTGCATGCCGCCTGGGATGGGTTCACGCTGGCCGATCTCGTCTTTCCCATGTTTCTGTTCGCCGTGGGGGCGGCCATGTATTTTTCCATGGGCTCTGCCAGGGTCTCGACGCACCGGCTGGCGCGTATCGGTCGGCGCGCGGCCCTGCTCTTTGCCTGCGGCCTGTTGCTGCATGTCTACCCGTTCAATCAGCCATTGACCGAGTTGCGCATCCCGGGGGTGCTGCAGCGCATTGCATTGTGCTTCGGTATTGCCGCGGTGCTGGTCCTTCACCTGCGTACGCGGGGGCTGGTGGTGGCGGCAGTGGTGTTGCCGCTGGCCTACTGGGGCATGCTACACCTGTTTTCCGAAGGGCATGGTCATGCGCTGGAGGGTAATGCGATACAGCGTCTGGACATCTGGCTGCTGGGTGAGCGCCATCTGTTCCAGGGGTTCGGGGTGCCATTCGATCCCGAGGGGTTGCTGAGTACGCTTCCGGCGGTCAGTTCGGTGCTCCTGGGTTACCTGGTGGTCAGTCGGCTGATACGGCTCAAGGAGCGTCGGCAGGTTCCCGAGCTGGCCATCATGGGCTTTTCACTGGCCGGGCTGGGCGCGCTGTGGCACCTCGCGTGGCCAATCAACAAGCCGTTGTGGAGCGGCAGCTATGTCGCCTTTTCCGGTGGGCTGACGGTGCTCCTGCTGGCCCTGCTGGTCGGATTGTTCCAGCACGCACGTGGCCGACAGTGGCTGCAGCCACTGGTGACCTACGGCACAAATCCGCTGTTTGTCTACATGCTGGCATGGATGTGGGCCGTCACTGCCGCCGAGCTGATCCGCTGGGGCGAGGGTGATCAGGCCATGAGCCTTTACCAGTGGGGGTTCGAAATGCTGGCTCAGGGCCTGCCCGACAAGACCGCGTCCCTGATCTTTGCCCTGATGCATGTGCTGATTTTCTGGCTGGTATCTGCTTGTCTGCACCGTCGGGGGATCTACATCCGCCTGTGA
- the nagB gene encoding glucosamine-6-phosphate deaminase: MRVVILPNAEAVARFGADLVVEQLHTRPDSVLGLATGSTPVALYKRLVQACRTGRVSFSRARTFNLDEYLGLERCHPQSYHQYMRHHLFAHIDIPPEHTALPAGDTEDAFAACEDYERRIRASGGIDLQLLGIGRNGHIGFNEPTSSLGSRTRIKTLTQATIDDNARFYKDDECQPHMAITMGIGTILEARRILLLATGPAKAKAVSRMIEGPLGAFCPASALQLHPDTIVAIDQAAASNLVHGDFYQHVEKEHQQLLGRTGRHSAPLSLPTTKQ; this comes from the coding sequence ATGCGAGTGGTCATCCTGCCCAATGCCGAAGCCGTCGCCCGGTTTGGTGCCGACCTGGTCGTCGAGCAACTGCATACCCGGCCCGACAGTGTTCTGGGCCTGGCAACGGGATCGACACCCGTAGCCCTGTACAAACGGCTGGTGCAGGCCTGCCGCACCGGCAGGGTCAGTTTTTCTCGAGCCCGCACGTTCAACCTGGACGAGTACCTGGGCCTGGAGCGCTGCCACCCGCAAAGCTACCACCAGTACATGCGCCACCACCTGTTTGCCCATATCGACATCCCGCCGGAACACACGGCCCTGCCGGCCGGAGATACCGAGGATGCGTTTGCCGCCTGCGAGGACTACGAGCGCAGGATTCGCGCCAGTGGCGGCATCGACCTGCAACTTCTGGGCATCGGACGCAATGGTCACATCGGCTTCAACGAACCGACCTCCAGCCTGGGATCACGCACCCGAATCAAGACGCTGACTCAGGCCACAATCGACGACAACGCGCGCTTCTACAAGGACGACGAATGCCAGCCGCACATGGCAATCACTATGGGGATCGGTACCATTCTGGAGGCCCGGCGCATCCTGTTGCTGGCCACCGGCCCGGCCAAGGCCAAAGCCGTATCACGCATGATCGAGGGACCACTCGGCGCCTTCTGCCCCGCTTCCGCCCTGCAACTGCATCCCGACACCATCGTCGCCATCGATCAGGCCGCGGCCTCGAACCTGGTCCATGGCGATTTCTACCAGCATGTCGAGAAAGAGCATCAGCAGTTGCTTGGGAGAACCGGCCGCCACTCAGCCCCGCTGTCATTGCCCACCACGAAGCAATGA
- a CDS encoding family 20 glycosylhydrolase, protein MPERILIPILACALWACSPTAQPDRNDDPTRFTREASWHFGVQSNRLDVPERFRAYIEVDNHSAHDLPSGKGDWAWYFHSIRRIDTVQDHGITLEHVQGDLHRITPTSDFPGLAPGDQLRIDFEAAPWIVSYSDWMPRAYMVQGGSEPAIFANTDSERFEDFVHPLKSPEQQLRNFEGGDHEPIATAARRFEAHTGEAPLLTDTEVSQRIIPSPAETILGQDQAVLGPDWRMDVQGAVSREGDYLAAQLEDLLGHPLTGSDSANSIVVEMDPHLDGPGPEGYRLVVETDRIVITGHDEAGTYYGIQTLLALLPAAPQNVVEIPTLEVIDKPRFQWRGMHYDMARNFHGLDVTLRLIEQMGRYKLNRLHLHLTDDEGWRLEIPGLPELTDVGARRCHDLQERECLLTQLGTGPHPSGTGNGYYSRDDFIRILRHAAAHHIEVIPEIDMPGHARAAIKAMEARQHRLEAQGKTGEARRFLLSEPGDDSVYRSIQHYDDNSINVCLDSTYAFVDKVLYELQAMYREAGLQLDVFHMGGDEVASGSWEKAPACQQLIADPVNGLSGIDDLMPYFIDRVASITNQRGLALAIWEDGLMYDEHHAYPRQRFDHDRVIVNPWNNIWEFGHGDRAHQFANDGYEVVQSAATHLYFDHPQEAHPAERGYYWATRYTDTGDVFFYRPDHYFSNAERTRDGRSIVDLEAMLGRAMTPLKEPDNILGIQGQVWSETIRTADQLEQMVYPRLLALAERAWHRASWEPDRQSSSAHRDWLGFAQRLAQVEIPRLVGAGIAPYLPVPGGLHKNDALHASAAWPGLQVEFSLDAGETWSPYTEPVPDPPVNALLRTRTASGVTSRTTTVQRHP, encoded by the coding sequence ATGCCTGAGCGTATTCTGATACCGATTCTAGCCTGTGCGCTGTGGGCATGCAGTCCGACTGCACAGCCGGATCGCAATGACGATCCAACACGCTTCACCCGGGAAGCCAGTTGGCATTTCGGCGTGCAGTCCAACCGCCTGGACGTCCCGGAGCGTTTTCGCGCCTATATCGAGGTCGACAATCATTCAGCTCACGACTTGCCTTCGGGAAAAGGGGATTGGGCATGGTACTTCCATTCGATCCGGCGCATCGACACAGTTCAAGACCATGGAATCACCCTGGAGCATGTCCAGGGTGACCTGCACCGCATCACCCCGACGTCGGACTTTCCCGGACTTGCACCGGGTGATCAATTGCGCATCGACTTCGAGGCCGCCCCGTGGATCGTCAGCTACTCCGACTGGATGCCCAGGGCCTACATGGTTCAGGGCGGCTCGGAGCCTGCGATCTTCGCCAACACGGACAGCGAACGCTTCGAGGACTTTGTCCATCCGCTGAAAAGCCCGGAGCAGCAACTGCGCAACTTCGAGGGCGGCGACCATGAACCCATCGCGACTGCGGCGCGCCGCTTCGAAGCCCATACTGGCGAAGCGCCCCTCCTGACCGACACCGAGGTCAGTCAGCGCATCATCCCCTCGCCGGCTGAGACAATCCTGGGTCAGGATCAGGCCGTGCTAGGACCAGACTGGAGGATGGACGTCCAGGGCGCTGTTTCCCGGGAGGGCGACTACCTGGCGGCACAATTGGAAGATCTGCTTGGCCATCCGCTCACCGGCAGCGACAGCGCCAACAGTATCGTTGTCGAAATGGACCCGCACCTGGACGGACCGGGTCCTGAAGGCTATCGGCTGGTTGTCGAAACCGACCGAATCGTGATCACCGGCCACGATGAAGCCGGCACTTACTACGGCATACAGACCCTGTTGGCACTGCTGCCCGCAGCACCACAGAATGTAGTCGAAATTCCCACGCTCGAAGTCATCGACAAGCCACGTTTTCAATGGCGCGGCATGCACTACGACATGGCGCGCAATTTTCATGGGCTGGATGTCACGTTGCGACTGATTGAGCAGATGGGACGTTACAAACTCAACCGCCTGCACCTGCACCTGACAGATGATGAAGGCTGGCGACTCGAGATTCCAGGCCTGCCTGAACTCACCGATGTTGGAGCCCGGCGTTGTCACGACCTGCAGGAACGGGAATGCCTCTTGACCCAGCTGGGAACCGGGCCGCATCCCTCCGGCACGGGAAATGGCTACTATTCCCGTGACGACTTCATACGCATACTGCGTCATGCCGCAGCTCACCATATCGAGGTGATTCCGGAAATTGACATGCCCGGGCATGCACGTGCCGCAATCAAGGCCATGGAAGCGCGCCAGCATCGGCTGGAAGCGCAAGGCAAGACTGGCGAAGCGCGCCGCTTCCTGTTGTCCGAGCCCGGTGATGACTCGGTGTACCGTTCAATACAGCACTACGATGACAATTCAATCAACGTGTGCCTGGATTCAACTTACGCCTTTGTCGACAAGGTGCTGTACGAACTCCAGGCCATGTATCGGGAGGCTGGACTACAGCTTGACGTGTTTCACATGGGCGGCGACGAGGTCGCATCTGGCTCATGGGAAAAGGCACCCGCCTGCCAGCAGCTGATCGCCGATCCGGTCAACGGTCTATCCGGCATCGACGATCTCATGCCGTACTTCATCGACCGTGTCGCCTCCATCACCAACCAGCGCGGTCTTGCACTGGCCATCTGGGAAGACGGCCTGATGTACGACGAGCATCATGCCTATCCGCGACAACGCTTTGATCACGACCGGGTGATCGTCAATCCATGGAACAACATCTGGGAGTTCGGGCACGGAGACCGAGCCCATCAGTTTGCCAACGACGGCTACGAAGTGGTTCAGTCGGCAGCGACTCATCTGTACTTTGACCACCCACAGGAAGCTCACCCGGCCGAGCGTGGGTACTACTGGGCCACTCGCTACACCGACACGGGAGATGTATTCTTCTATCGCCCAGACCATTACTTCAGCAACGCCGAACGAACCCGGGATGGTCGTTCAATCGTCGATCTTGAGGCGATGCTGGGTCGCGCCATGACGCCACTGAAGGAACCCGACAATATCCTTGGAATACAGGGACAGGTCTGGAGCGAAACGATTCGCACCGCCGACCAGCTTGAACAGATGGTCTATCCACGTCTGCTGGCCCTGGCCGAACGTGCCTGGCATCGGGCTTCCTGGGAACCCGACCGGCAAAGCAGTTCGGCGCACCGGGACTGGCTCGGTTTCGCCCAACGCCTTGCACAGGTGGAAATACCCAGACTGGTAGGGGCCGGTATCGCCCCCTATCTCCCGGTACCCGGCGGGCTGCACAAGAACGACGCCCTTCATGCCAGTGCTGCCTGGCCGGGATTACAGGTCGAGTTCAGCCTGGATGCGGGTGAAACCTGGAGTCCGTACACCGAGCCCGTGCCCGACCCACCTGTCAACGCGCTGTTGCGGACACGAACGGCGAGCGGGGTGACCAGCCGCACGACCACGGTGCAGCGCCATCCGTGA
- the nagK gene encoding N-acetylglucosamine kinase, translating into MSKTSEETGEASYILGIDGGGSKCRAILVSADGKELLGQGIAGPGNPVRGMDAAISSILDATRQALQSAGLAESAMADLVVGAGLAGVNLPQFYTLFRQWDHPFAEFHLTSDLHIACLGAHSGLDGGVIIIGTGSCGQVRSGDRVAEVGGHGFPHGDNGSGAWMGLQMLREVLLSMDRITPDTRLTQALLESCQCQDQVGLAQYFTDATPALYARHAPLVFEWAERGDACAQAIVDEAAMHISNMTYRLLEYDPARIALSGGLAGNIRPFLADDVQPRLCEPQAAPEWGAVWFAHQSTSEGARACDAL; encoded by the coding sequence ATGAGTAAAACGTCAGAGGAAACCGGGGAGGCGTCCTATATCCTGGGAATAGATGGTGGTGGCAGCAAGTGCCGCGCCATTCTGGTTTCCGCGGATGGAAAGGAGCTGCTTGGTCAGGGCATTGCCGGGCCGGGTAACCCGGTGCGTGGCATGGATGCCGCGATCAGTTCGATCCTGGATGCCACGCGTCAGGCCTTGCAGAGCGCGGGTCTGGCGGAGTCTGCCATGGCCGACCTGGTGGTCGGCGCAGGCCTGGCGGGGGTCAATCTGCCCCAGTTCTACACCCTGTTCAGGCAGTGGGATCATCCCTTTGCCGAGTTTCACCTGACCAGTGACCTGCACATTGCCTGCCTGGGGGCCCACAGTGGTTTGGACGGGGGAGTCATCATCATCGGCACGGGATCCTGCGGCCAGGTTCGTAGCGGCGACAGGGTGGCCGAGGTGGGCGGGCACGGGTTTCCGCATGGCGACAACGGCAGTGGGGCCTGGATGGGGCTGCAGATGCTTCGTGAGGTGTTGCTGAGCATGGACCGTATCACACCCGATACCCGGTTGACGCAGGCCCTGCTGGAAAGCTGCCAGTGCCAGGATCAGGTTGGTCTGGCTCAGTACTTCACCGATGCCACGCCGGCGCTGTACGCCCGCCATGCTCCGCTGGTGTTCGAGTGGGCCGAGCGCGGTGATGCCTGTGCACAGGCCATTGTCGACGAGGCGGCCATGCACATCAGCAACATGACCTATCGCCTGCTCGAATATGACCCGGCCCGTATCGCCCTGTCCGGGGGGCTGGCCGGCAATATCCGTCCGTTTCTGGCCGACGACGTTCAGCCTCGATTGTGCGAACCGCAAGCTGCGCCGGAGTGGGGCGCGGTATGGTTTGCGCATCAATCCACCAGCGAAGGGGCCAGGGCCTGCGATGCCCTCTGA
- a CDS encoding sodium:solute symporter family protein, which produces MTEVTIALKPLDYAIIVSFILLIVSIGLLFSKRGGKSTSNFFLGGRSLPWYLAGTSMVATTFAADTPLAVTELVREGGIAGNWLWWNMLAGGMLTTFFFARYWRRAGILTDVELVQLRYSGKEARFLRGFKAVYMGVFLNAAIIGWVNLALITLLQVFFGLSATEALWWTLAAMVVVYIYSGLSGLLGVVYTDFVQFIAAMSGSIILAVLVVNSSDIGGIEGLKASLPDSAFSFFPRVGEEAESTGNAVSTVSVLSLGLGSFLALVCLPWWNSWYPGAEPGGGGYVAQRMMSAKDEKNAVYANLLFQILHYTVRPWPWILVALSAIVLYPELSGEEARMGYVLAMKEYLPTGLKGMLLAAFFAAYMSTVASQLNWGTSYLINDFFRAFIKPDASEQQLVLASRIAVFCMIIVAFIVTSQLTTIAAVWNFLIQAGAGLGLVLILRWYWWRVSAWSEISATVAPFIGYGFVQFVLARHVDPVWGEPIISDPRGFLFTISFTMVTWLTVTFLTKPTDRKTLEAFYKRVQPAGAWGPFRESSSVRKLWKLAAAWISAVIMAYTILFTSGSVLFRHWGEALVYGAVCILAFLCMRHFSSQVKVFE; this is translated from the coding sequence ATGACTGAAGTAACCATCGCACTGAAACCGCTCGACTACGCCATCATTGTCAGCTTCATCCTGCTGATCGTGTCCATCGGGCTGTTGTTCAGCAAGCGCGGCGGCAAGAGCACCAGCAACTTCTTCCTTGGCGGGCGCAGCCTGCCCTGGTACCTGGCCGGCACCTCCATGGTGGCCACCACTTTCGCGGCCGACACGCCCCTGGCCGTTACCGAGCTGGTGCGGGAAGGCGGCATCGCCGGCAATTGGCTGTGGTGGAACATGCTCGCCGGTGGCATGCTGACCACATTCTTCTTCGCCCGCTATTGGCGCCGTGCCGGCATTCTCACTGACGTGGAGCTCGTGCAGCTTCGCTACTCCGGAAAGGAGGCCCGGTTTCTTCGTGGCTTCAAGGCCGTCTACATGGGTGTGTTCCTGAACGCCGCCATCATCGGTTGGGTCAACCTGGCTCTGATTACGCTGTTGCAGGTGTTCTTCGGCCTTTCCGCGACAGAAGCACTGTGGTGGACACTGGCAGCCATGGTCGTGGTCTACATCTACTCCGGGCTTTCCGGACTGCTGGGTGTCGTATACACGGACTTCGTCCAGTTTATTGCCGCCATGTCCGGTTCGATCATTCTCGCAGTACTGGTGGTTAACAGCAGCGACATTGGCGGTATTGAAGGCCTCAAGGCCAGCCTTCCCGACTCTGCGTTCAGCTTTTTCCCCAGGGTGGGTGAAGAGGCCGAATCCACCGGCAACGCTGTATCCACGGTCAGCGTGCTCAGCCTGGGCCTGGGCAGCTTTCTGGCACTGGTCTGTCTGCCGTGGTGGAACAGCTGGTATCCCGGTGCTGAACCCGGTGGCGGCGGCTACGTCGCGCAACGCATGATGAGCGCGAAGGATGAGAAGAATGCGGTCTATGCCAACCTCCTCTTTCAGATCCTGCACTACACGGTCAGGCCCTGGCCCTGGATCCTGGTGGCACTTTCAGCCATTGTCCTGTATCCCGAGCTTTCCGGCGAAGAAGCCCGCATGGGCTATGTTCTGGCGATGAAGGAGTATCTGCCGACCGGGCTCAAGGGGATGCTGCTGGCTGCATTTTTTGCCGCCTACATGAGCACCGTGGCCTCCCAGCTCAACTGGGGTACGAGTTATCTCATCAACGATTTCTTCAGGGCGTTCATCAAGCCCGATGCCAGCGAGCAACAGCTGGTGCTCGCTTCCCGCATTGCGGTATTCTGCATGATCATCGTGGCGTTCATCGTCACCTCGCAACTGACCACCATTGCCGCGGTATGGAATTTCCTGATCCAGGCCGGCGCGGGTCTTGGGCTGGTTCTGATCCTGCGCTGGTATTGGTGGCGTGTCAGTGCCTGGAGCGAGATTTCGGCAACCGTGGCGCCGTTCATCGGCTACGGGTTTGTCCAGTTCGTTCTGGCACGGCATGTCGATCCCGTCTGGGGCGAACCCATCATCAGCGACCCCAGGGGATTCCTATTCACTATCTCGTTCACGATGGTGACCTGGCTGACAGTCACGTTTCTGACCAAGCCCACCGACCGCAAGACACTCGAGGCGTTCTACAAGCGCGTACAACCGGCCGGCGCCTGGGGACCGTTTCGTGAAAGCAGCAGTGTCCGGAAGCTGTGGAAGCTCGCGGCGGCCTGGATCAGCGCGGTCATCATGGCCTATACCATCCTGTTCACATCCGGCAGCGTTCTATTCAGGCACTGGGGTGAAGCTCTGGTGTATGGCGCCGTCTGCATTCTCGCATTTCTGTGCATGCGCCATTTCTCCTCTCAGGTCAAGGTCTTCGAGTAG
- the nagA gene encoding N-acetylglucosamine-6-phosphate deacetylase, protein MPSELSVGRLFDGDTWHSNVRVAWHLGRITAVTPCDAGESPLPGVLAPGFVDIQVNGGGGVLFNTAREPDDLARMVSAHARLGTTSLLPTLITDSLEAMTRGIELAIEARRRGIPGIAGVHFEGPHISTVKRGAHPERHIRPLADRELDLYSREEVGVRLLTVAPEVVPPTRIRELVDSGVVVFLGHSNADTDTVSAALEAGASGFTHLFNAMSPLTARDPGMVGTALSHPDSWCGLILDGHHLHPLTARLALDCAGRRRMVLVSDAMPPVGTQQQEFTLLGDRVRRDSDRLVNEEGRLAGSVLDLGAAVRYATDRLGVEPEQALRMASLQPARAVGLDGDQGRIRPGGPADLVLLDDSLRVCRTWMAGQEVGHD, encoded by the coding sequence ATGCCCTCTGAACTTTCTGTTGGGCGGCTGTTCGACGGTGATACCTGGCACAGCAATGTCCGGGTCGCCTGGCACCTGGGCCGAATTACGGCTGTGACCCCGTGTGATGCTGGCGAGAGCCCGCTCCCGGGTGTACTGGCCCCCGGCTTTGTCGACATCCAGGTCAACGGTGGCGGTGGCGTACTGTTCAATACCGCCCGGGAGCCAGACGATCTGGCCCGCATGGTGTCGGCCCACGCCCGTCTCGGCACCACCAGCCTGTTGCCAACGCTGATCACCGATTCCCTCGAGGCTATGACAAGAGGGATTGAGCTGGCCATCGAGGCGCGCCGCCGCGGCATTCCAGGCATTGCGGGCGTCCACTTCGAGGGCCCCCATATTTCCACCGTCAAGCGCGGCGCGCATCCTGAGCGTCATATCCGCCCGCTGGCCGACCGTGAGCTGGATCTCTATTCCCGCGAGGAGGTGGGTGTACGGCTCTTGACGGTCGCTCCGGAGGTGGTGCCGCCGACCCGAATTCGGGAACTGGTGGATTCTGGTGTGGTGGTGTTTCTGGGGCACTCCAATGCCGATACCGACACTGTCAGTGCCGCCCTGGAGGCTGGTGCCAGCGGTTTTACGCATCTTTTCAATGCCATGTCGCCCCTGACGGCGCGCGACCCCGGCATGGTCGGGACGGCTCTTTCGCATCCCGACAGCTGGTGCGGTCTAATTCTTGATGGCCATCACCTGCATCCGCTGACAGCACGCCTGGCGCTGGATTGTGCCGGCCGCCGGCGCATGGTTCTTGTCAGCGACGCCATGCCGCCTGTCGGAACGCAGCAGCAGGAGTTTACGCTGCTGGGTGATCGCGTCCGTCGCGATTCTGATCGCCTGGTCAATGAAGAAGGGCGCCTTGCCGGGTCGGTGCTGGACCTGGGTGCGGCCGTACGCTACGCAACCGACAGGCTGGGGGTCGAGCCGGAACAGGCCTTGCGCATGGCCTCTTTGCAACCGGCGCGGGCGGTCGGGCTGGACGGCGACCAGGGTCGAATCAGGCCGGGTGGGCCGGCCGACCTGGTATTGCTGGATGATTCCCTGCGGGTCTGCCGGACCTGGATGGCCGGTCAGGAAGTCGGCCATGATTGA
- a CDS encoding LacI family DNA-binding transcriptional regulator, which translates to MKPTIKDVAKLANVSFKTVSRVINEESAVGKKTRDKVWAAIRELNYSPNRAARGLRGTTSSIAFIYDNPNSNYVIAMQHGILGECRKQGYELVIHPCDSSRKDLVEEALEMIERSQVGGLVLTPPISENDEVVDAFVEHGIRFVRIVSGSQPPDDRSSCIFIDDRQAAFEETRHLIDLGHSDIAFLGGDEEHASSGERLKGFQLAMQEYGLSVEPERILPGQYSFESGVERTRRLLRPGNKPPTAIFACNDEIAAGALFAARIQGVDVPRDLSIVGFEDSPFSRQSWPNLTTARQPTSTIASRAAALLIDTIKRKDRLEGPAPSEGFLPHLVVRDSTCPPPRP; encoded by the coding sequence ATGAAACCTACAATCAAGGATGTTGCAAAACTGGCCAATGTCTCCTTCAAGACCGTATCGCGCGTCATCAACGAGGAAAGCGCGGTCGGCAAGAAGACCAGGGACAAGGTCTGGGCAGCCATACGGGAGCTGAACTACAGCCCGAATCGTGCGGCTCGCGGGCTGCGAGGCACCACCTCTTCCATCGCCTTCATCTACGACAACCCGAACAGCAACTACGTCATCGCCATGCAGCACGGCATTCTCGGTGAATGCCGCAAACAGGGCTATGAACTGGTGATTCATCCATGTGATTCATCACGAAAGGATCTGGTCGAGGAGGCGCTGGAGATGATCGAACGCAGCCAGGTTGGCGGCCTGGTACTCACTCCTCCGATCTCCGAAAACGATGAAGTGGTCGATGCTTTTGTCGAACACGGCATCCGGTTCGTGCGAATTGTATCGGGCTCTCAGCCGCCTGACGATCGATCATCGTGCATTTTCATCGATGACCGACAGGCGGCCTTCGAGGAGACCCGACACCTGATTGACCTGGGACATAGCGATATCGCATTCCTGGGTGGTGATGAAGAGCACGCTTCGAGTGGTGAACGTCTCAAGGGCTTTCAATTGGCCATGCAGGAATACGGGCTTTCGGTCGAGCCGGAGCGCATACTGCCAGGACAGTACTCTTTCGAATCCGGCGTCGAAAGAACACGTCGACTCCTGCGCCCAGGCAACAAGCCTCCGACCGCGATCTTTGCCTGTAACGACGAAATTGCCGCCGGGGCCCTTTTCGCTGCGCGCATCCAGGGCGTCGATGTGCCACGCGACCTGTCTATCGTCGGATTCGAAGACAGTCCGTTTTCCCGGCAGTCCTGGCCCAACCTGACCACCGCCCGACAACCAACGAGCACGATCGCCTCCAGGGCAGCAGCCCTGCTGATCGACACCATAAAGCGCAAGGACAGACTGGAAGGACCCGCACCCAGCGAGGGCTTTCTGCCCCACCTGGTCGTGCGTGACTCGACGTGTCCGCCACCGCGACCTTGA